A single region of the Ascaphus truei isolate aAscTru1 chromosome 6, aAscTru1.hap1, whole genome shotgun sequence genome encodes:
- the LOC142497915 gene encoding chemerin-like receptor 1, with protein sequence MNSTTDSENAELRHVVQVAVTVTFSLIFLLGVTGNGTVIWITSCRLRRTINTVWFLNLALADFVSTFLVLVTVLYLSLDLHWPFGPILCKLVNCIFGLSIYASILLLSAISIDRCVLVLFPVWCQNYRTPRLVSAMCLVIWILSVALVPGSYTLSEMSTERNRSSCKNLDVFEDWERREAGIFTVCIFLYQFLVPLSIILISYAILLCTLHRKKLNRSSKPLIVVTAVVFSFFLCWLPYHALALARVSLGGLPLLVNLVAVPLSKCLAMFNSCINPILYVFVGREFKDAVKRSLTQAFKTAFEEVP encoded by the coding sequence ATGAACTCCACAACAGACTCTGAAAACGCCGAGCTGCGCCATGTCGTACAGGTGGCGGTCACAGTGACCTTCAGCCTTATATTCCTTCTGGGAGTGACGGGGAACGGGACTGTCATTTGGATTACGAGCTGCCGCCTCCGGCGAACCATCAATACAGTTTGGTTTCTCAACTTGGCCCTGGCGGACTTTGTCTCCACATTCCTGGTTCTGGTCACTGTCCTTTACCTGTCACTGGACCTCCACTGGCCGTTTGGGCCCATCCTATGCAAGCTGGTTAACTGCATCTTTGGACTCAGCATCTATGCCAGCATCCTCCTGCTGAGTGCCATAAGTATTGATCGCTGTGTGCTGGTGCTCTTCCCGGTCTGGTGCCAAAATTATCGCACTCCCAGGCTCGTGTCAGCAATGTGCTTGGTGATTTGGATCCTGTCTGTGGCTCTGGTACCAGGCTCCTACACCTTATCAGAGATGTCCACAGAGAGGAACCGCAGCTCCTGCAAAAACCTGGATGTTTTTGAGGACTGGGAGAGACGAGAGGCCGGAATCTTCACAGTCTGTATCTTTCTCTACCAGTTTTTGGTCCCCCTGAGCATTATACTTATTTCCTACGCCATTCTTCTGTGCACACTCCATAGGAAGAAGCTGAACAGGTCCAGCAAGCCCTTAATTGTTGTCACTGCAGTGGTCTTCTCCTTTTTTCTATGTTGGCTGCCCTATCATGCCTTGGCACTGGCTCGGGTATCTCTGGGGGGGCTACCTCTTTTGGTCAACTTAGTAGCTGTGCCCCTCTCCAAGTGCTTGGCCATGTTCAATAGCTGCATCAACCCTATACTCTATGTTTTTGTTGGACGGGAATTCAAAGATGCAGTCAAGAGGTCACTGACCCAAGCTTTTAAAACCGCCTTTGAGGAAGTGCCCTAG